A portion of the Oncorhynchus masou masou isolate Uvic2021 chromosome 11, UVic_Omas_1.1, whole genome shotgun sequence genome contains these proteins:
- the LOC135547890 gene encoding TIP41-like protein, which produces MFANLSAMMTHGFKSSKQDFTFGPWKVTAAKTHIMKSKDIERLGEEMHMPSLPEMLFGDNVLRIQHTDGYGIEFNAIDALKRVNNMHDSVKVACAQEWQESRAESEHSKEVVKRYDWTHTTVTSVSGCGCIPRADCEHSKEVVKRYDWTHTTVTSVSGCGCIPSADSEHSKEVVKRYDWTHTTVTSVSGCGCIPRADCEHSKEVVKRYDWTHTTVTSVSGCGCIPSAESELKWGGAYLNVSNEKLLYSWQNIIFLLWCALMNTHLLFHQATETSERIDMEKLKAQEQIMFFDDVLLFEDELHDHGVSMISVKIRVMPTRFFLLLRFFLRVDGVLIRINDTRLYHEAGKNYMIREYSTRESNISELQNVPAALYTDPNEISQHLTLKLTKCEKLELPETGPQPGNTMALQ; this is translated from the exons ATGTTTGCCAATTTGTCAGCCATGATGACCCATGGGTTTAAGAGCAGTAAGCAAGACTTCACATTCGGACCATGGAAAGTCACTGCTGCAAAAACCCACATTATGAAATCTAAGGACATTGAACG GTTAGGGGAGGAGATGCACATGCCCTCGCTCCCAGAGATGCTGTTTGGGGACAACGTTCTACGCATCCAGCACACAGACGGCTATGGCATTGAGTTCAATGCCATCGATGCCCTCAAGAGGGTCAACAACATGCATGACTCTGTGAAAGTGGCCTGTGCACAGGAATGGCAAGAGAGCAG ggctgaatctgaacactccaaggaggtagtgaaacgctacgactggacacacaccacagtgacctcagtgagtggatgtggctgtatccccagggctgattgtgaacactccaaggaggtagtgaaacgctacgactggacacacaccacagtgacctcagtgagtggatgtggctgtatccccagtgctgattctgaacactccaaggaggtagtgaaacgctacgactggacacacaccacagtgacctcagtgagtggatgtggctgtatccccagggctgattgtgaacactccaaggaggtagtgaaacgctacgactggacacacaccacagtgacctcagtgagtggatgtggctgtatccccagtgctgaatctgaa CTGAAATGGGGAGGGGCCTACCTGAATGTGTCTAATGAGAAACTTTTATATTCGTggcaaaatattatttttttgctatggtgtgcactaatgaatacacaccTGCTATTCCATCAGGCGACAGAAACGTCGGAGCGCATTGACATGGAGAAGCTGAAGGCGCAAGAGCAGATCATGTTCTTCGACGACGTGCTTTTGTTTGAGGACGAGCTGCACGACCACGGAGTGTCAATGATCAGCGTCAAAATA AGAGTGATGCCCACCCGTTTCTTCCTGCTTCTGAGGTTCTTCCTGCGAGTGGATGGAGTTCTGATCCGGATAAACGACACGCGGCTCTACCACGAG GCTGGAAAGAATTACATGATCAGAGAGTATAGTACTCGAGAAAGCAACATTTCAGAATTGCAG AACGTCCCTGCTGCTCTGTACACCGACCCCAATGAGATCTCCCAGCACTTAACCCTGAAACTGACTAAGTGTGAAAAGCTGGAGCTCCCTGAGACAGGCCCTCAGCCAGGGAACACAATGGCCCTCCAGTGA